In Scylla paramamosain isolate STU-SP2022 unplaced genomic scaffold, ASM3559412v1 Contig37, whole genome shotgun sequence, the genomic window gatagaaggttgtgaagtgatagatgtttaagaatcttcctgttgaggatagattcaaaaactttagataagcaggaaattaaagcaatatgacggtagtttgagggattagagcggtcaccctttttaggaacaggttgaatgtaggcaaacttccagcaagaaggaaaggtagatgttgacagacagagctgaaagagtttgactaggcaaggtgcaagcacggaggcacagtttcggagaacaataggagggaccccatcaggtccataagccttccgagggtttaggccagcgagggcatggaaaacatcattatgaagaattttaataggtggcatgaagtagtcagagggtggaggagagggaggaacaagcccagaatcgtccaaggtagagtttttagcaaagatttgagcagagagttcagctttagaaatagatgtgatagcagtggtgccatctggttgaagtagaggagggtaagaagacatgagattctggtgatggaaggcttaagtacctgtAAGTACCCATAAGTAAGGTGTTAGCGTTGATCATACTGTTTGATGCAGCCTCCCTGAAGATTCTTGGCTCATTTCTTGACAACCTGAAGACTTTCCTGGTGGCAGATTGTGCTGCATTACAATCAACAGATCATCAATATTGTCTttcattttcaacttttttttattaccagaTCTGTCATGTCACTAATTATTTCTTGTAATCTATCAACTTCTATCAAGTACTTTCAAGCTCTTCTACATTTCCTCAATAATTTCATATTTTCCAagcctcctttactttccctatttatttatccatctgtttattcctgtccttttatttcctccgtCCATGCTccattcctctcattctcctcttgtcctcttcctcacacactccatcactccatcctctatctatttccatccttgaatgttctaattttctttttctcttcttgtctccctCACCTACTCCATCCTCCATTTATTTCCATCCATGCATGTTTAAAtcttattcccttcctatcctctctctcacacactccaaTGCTCcatctttcatttgtttccatCCTTACATGTTCAAATTCTCTCATTAACCCCTTATCCCTTCCCTCACATACTCCATCACTCCATTCTTGCttgctcttattctcttctcatcctttccctaACAACTTCCAACACCCTCACACTTCAATGGAGGTCAAACTCTCAAACTCATAGCTTTCAACACCCAGCCTGCACATTCCAAAcagtcacacatccctcctgcctcccaaacactgtcacacatccctcctgcctcccaaacactatcacacatcccccctccctcccaaacACTATCACACATCCCTCCTACCTCCCACAGAAGGGTTCCACATCCCCTACTACAGTGCCAAGCATTCCTGGAAGTCCTATCTTGTCTTCAAATGTTCTGTAGTGCATGGTCTGGATCCCACTGAGGTACACGTGGCATTTCTGCTCTGTCATGTCCAGCAGCTGCTCTTGAACCTGTGTAGAAAGAGGTGGTGTTGTACTTTTTCCTGTGATGGACGTCAAGCTGGTGTTTCCAAGGGAAGTTTTCTTTGCAGTGTTGTgagtgaaagggaatgaagcTGAAGGTTAGATTTACTTAGGTGTCTGATATCCTAAGACTTTTGGTAATAGCAGTTGTTGACGGTAAGAGTAGTGCTGGATTAAtagtctgtccatctatatgaCTGGTTGCCAATCCCACATGAGGtggtccagacaaagcaccacacactcatataccTATCATTaagtagttatagtagtggtagtggtaatggtaatggtggtagtggtggtagtagtagtagtagtagtagtagtagtagtagtagtagtagtagtagtagtagtagtagtagaagtagtagtagttaatgatATAACACCcaactcttcatctctttcaccaTCTAATTCTGTACACCATAAGAAAATTAACCAGAGAAAATGCAGTTTGAATTgtgtggcctctctctctctctcacctgtgcaGGGTCAGCAATATCAATGACAGGCGACGTCATCCCGTCCAGGTACAGCACACCAGTGACAGGAGACGTGCCTCGTATTTCAATGTGCTGCACCTCCCACCTCTGTATGATGTCCAGGGTCACTCGCTGCCTCTCGTTAACGGCCTGAGGGGTGCTTCTCCTGGTGAACTTTGTGTGGAAGTCCTTCATAGCAAGAGTAAAGTCTGTTgtagctgtaagagagagatgtgttggcttgaaatgtaaggaaaaatgCTTCTCTTTGTATGGATAAATTCTTTTGTAGCAATGAGAAAGAAGTTGACTTTGTAAggctatttctttttcctagCTGTAAGAAATATGTAAGaaagacacctgccaaaacaataattactcccagtgaggtctaaagcactgttcagggggtgctgtgaacttatcattaaacccagctgtgacctcactgaacatttccctttgtgtctcacaacacaagggggcagtcatagcctgtcctctaaagacaactctcttcctccacacaaaactacaagcacctaataacatacacacccttcactcaaaaattttaaaatcatcatggcgactcctacagcagcctcggagtccccatctggggaggggaccataaatgtccccaggtcggactgcatttctgtcgacgaccctaagtgtcttgacacccccctcaactttttcttcattaacttctacaacattcgcggtctaagatctaattttcaatctgtagaacaccacctctcctcttctaaacttcatcttcttttcctcactgaaactcaggtgtctgaggcaactgacagtagccccttttctgttccctcctacactctctatcctcattttcgatccaaagctggatgctgcgtttatgtgcgcaatgacttaacctgctctcgtgcccacactcttgaatcttccgagttttccaccatctggctacgactacagagtcactctcaaactaaatttatctgtgctgtatacctctcacctaactcctctgactaaaacaaattctttgactacttaacttccaaagtggagcacattctgacactcttcccttttgcagagatcattcttggaaacttcaatgttcactatcagctttggctttcccctcccttcactgaccatcctggtgaactagcctacaactttgctatcctccatgacctagagcaattggtgcaacatcctactggtattcctgaccgttttagagatacgcccaacattcttgaccttttcctgacctctaatccttctgcttatactgtcaccctttcttctccgttgggctcctccgatcacaatctcatatctttatcttgtcctatcattccaatctctcctcaggatccccctaagcgaaggtgcctctggcgttttgcctctgctagttggggggacctgaggaggtattttgctgattttccttggaatgactactgcttccgtgtcagagacccgtctttgtgtgacgagcacataacagaggtgatagtgtctggcatggaggcgtacattcctcactctttttcttgtccaaaaccttctaaaccttggtttaacacagcttgttcttgtgctatacatgatagagaagtggcccacaaaggtacttaagccattaccagaatctcatgcactttatatttctgcctggaaccatgccaagtctgttctccaactagccaaaaactccttcattaacagaaaatgtcaaaacctttcaagatctaactcccctcgtgacttctggcatctagacaaaaatatctccaataactttgcttcttcttctttccctcctctatttcaaccagagggcaccactgctatcacatctatttctaaagctgaactctttgctcaaacctttgctagaaactctaccttggatgattctgggcttgttcctccctctcctccactctctgactacttcatgccacctattaaaattctttgcaatgatgtttatGGAGCTGATGGtctccctcctattgttctccgaaactgtgcctccgtgcttgcaccttgcctagtcaaactctttcagctctgtctgtcaacatctacctttccttcttgctgaaagtttgcctacattcaacctgttcctaaaaagggtgatcgttctaatccctcaaactaccgtcctattgctttactttcctgcctatctaaagtttttgaatttatcctcaacaggaagattcttaaacatctatcacttcacaaccttttatctgatcgccagtatgggttccatcaaggccactctactggtgaacttctagctttccttactgagtgatggtcatcctcttttagagattttggtgaaacttttgctgttgccttggacatatcaaaagcttttgatagagtctggcacaaagctttgatttcccaactaccctcctacggtttctatttttctctctgtaatttcatctcaagtttcctttctgatcgttctattgctgctgtggtagacggtcactgtccttcttctaaatctattaacagtggtgttcctcatggttctgtcctgtcacccactctcttcttattattcattaatgatataatccaaacttcttgtcctatccactcctacgctgatgataccaccctgcacttttccacatcttttcatagatgtccaacccttctggaggtaaacatttcacgcagggaagccacagaacgcttgacttctgatctttctaaaatttctgattgaggcagagcaaacttggtattgttcaatgcctcaaaaactcaattcctccatctatcaactcgacacaaccttccagacaactatcccctcttcttcaatgacacccaactgtccccctcttctacagtgaacatcctcggtctgtcctttacttataatctgaactggaaacttcacatctcatctctagctaaaacaggttctatgaagttaggcgttctgagacatctccgccaggttttctcaccccccccagctggtaactctgtagaagggccttatccgtccatgtatggagtttgcttcacatgtcggggtgggttccactcatactgctcttctagacagggtggaatcaaaagcttttcgtctcatcaactcctctcctctaactgacggtcttcagcctttctctcaccgccgcaatgttgcatatctaactgtcttctaccactatttttgtgctaactgctcttctgaacttgctaactgcatgcctcccctcctcccgcagtctcactgcacaagactttcttctttctctcacccctattctgtccacctctctaatgcaagagttaaccagtattttcaatcattcatccctttctctagtaaactctggaactccctgcctgcttctgtatttccaccttcctatgacttgaattccttcaagatggaggtttcaagacacttattcatcagtttttgcccactgctttgacccttttatgggaaaatatgcccacttcagtgggcatatttttttattggatttttgttgcccttggccagtgtccttcctagataagaaaaaaaaaaattctggtatagctgaaaaaaagatgcacagactgtgaacaacaacaacaacaacaacaacaacaacaacaacaacaacaataataataataatagtaatgataataacagtaacaataacaacctcTAGTCTGGAACCGTATCTCTAAATAGGCAGGTGTTCCCTTCTTAAGTTCAAATTCTTGCCACTGCATAACTTCAAACTGTGGAAGTAAAACactagagacacacacacacacacacacacacacacacacacacatacagataagGAGGCCATGTATAgattaaatcaaataaatcatGTCTATcatttacatacacaaaaaaaataataataataaagcttatatttctacttttctcaGAAGCTTCCCAGCTTCTCAAAATGCAAATGAGCAACAAAATAAATCATGTCAATCacttatacaaagaaaaaaaaagattacatttttattttttcttcttaaaactTCTCAAAGTAAAGAcaagcaatgtgaaaaaactcatCAAGACATGGAATAAGTAGTGTTTCTATCTGTCTTACTTCGCTGTCTGAATCTCCATTGGCTGCCAGCATCACAAGCATCCGCTCACCAACCTGAACTGATAGAGAGTAGGTCCCATCATGTGGTGGATGTAGGTACCCTGTGCAGGAAGATCATGGGGTTGTATGTTTGAGTGtcacctttgtattcctttttaaGCATTAGAAAGAACTAAAAATATTATGCTTGTATGTTGGTGCGTcacctttgtattctttctttaccATTAAAAAGAACTGAAAATATTATGGTTGCATGTCTGTGTCACCTCTGCATTCCTTCTTCACCATTAAAAAGAACTGAAAATATTAtgcttgtatgtctgtgtattaCCTTTGTATCCATTCTTCAGCATTTAAAAGAACTGAAAATATTATGGTTgaatgtctgtatgtgtgtgtgtctatgtgtgtgtgtgtgtcacttttatatttcttcttcatcatcatgaAGATTAAATATATTATCTTTCTTACAGGCAAAACAAGACTTGCACTGAGTTCTGAGAGAATGCAGGGGATACACACTAACTCAAATGCACACAATACCATCAGGAAGAACTAATACATCACTTATCTTGCATTGAGTCATAAgggaacacagacacacacttccTCTATCACTATAACACACATAAGCAGGAGTCCCACCTTTCAGAGTGCCCACAGTATCCCGGGTCACCTCAATGGGAAACTTGAGCTCAGCATCTTGAGGGACAAAAGCCTTGTAGCCAGCatgggagggagacagggcTGCCCAGCTTGTCTCCTCCAGGAAGTTGGACTCAAAGTATTCCCCTTGGTACAGCTCAACAAGTAACCTGCGCTCACCTGTACATGGAAaggatgaagtgtgtgtgtgtgtgtgcgtgtgtgattgtagtgatagtttagcaggctCCAGTGTGGTTTTCAAGACTACTTGTGATTTTCTTGATAGTTAAACAAggctagtgataatttaacagatTCCAGCACAAGTTATAAgggttttcatgtgtgttttcatgattctagtaatacttcaacagattctgcatcatttggtaaaaaaaaaaaaatgagaacttGACCAATCCTCTCTATGGCCTGTAAAAACAACCCTAATGAATGGACagcatttcaaaatacaggAGGTCCTTGAGTTAAGATGGAGTTCAGTTCCTATGCCATGTCATAAACTAGTTTTGAGTGTAGGTCTGAACCAGCCTAAGTAGTAAGTACCTACAGTAAGTCATGACAGAACACCCTCGAAAACCGCAACAACTTCCAATAGAGTCTGTTAAATTACTACTGCCCTTCTTAATCTACCATCAGAATTataaaatacttgaaaaaaaaaaaacttacactaGAGCCTTTTACACTAGCAGTCCGTCCCCGTGAAAAACCTAAATAACTTACACTAGAGCCTTTCAAACTACCACTGTGCCCTCTTGAAAAACCTAAATAACTA contains:
- the LOC135097946 gene encoding fibrocystin-L-like isoform X1; amino-acid sequence: MNATVYVTGRGASEVTKTGMYVDSQDRLYQFHTYAGMHNVSPLRGSSQGGTLFTIDGVGFDPYKEQTKVLVGDAQCAIQDITDEQIRCLTPTQGKTSAGSGERRLLVELYQGEYFESNFLEETSWAALSPSHAGYKAFVPQDAELKFPIEVTRDTVGTLKGYLHPPHDGTYSLSVQVGERMLVMLAANGDSDSEFEVMQWQEFELKKGTPAYLEIRFQTRATTDFTLAMKDFHTKFTRRSTPQAVNERQRVTLDIIQRWEVQHIEIRGTSPVTGVLYLDGMTSPVIDIADPAQVQEQLLDMTEQKCHVYLSGIQTMHYRTFEDKIGLPGMLGTVVGDVEPFCGRKVFRLSRNEPRIFREAASNSMINANTLLMGTYRFALL
- the LOC135097946 gene encoding uncharacterized protein LOC135097946 isoform X2 codes for the protein MNATVYVTGRGASEVTKTGMYVDSQDRLYQFHTYAGMHNVSPLRGSSQGGTLFTIDGVGFDPYKEQTKVLVGDAQCAIQDITDEQIRCLTPTQGKTSAGSGERRLLVELYQGEYFESNFLEETSWAALSPSHAGYKAFVPQDAELKFPIEVTRDTVGTLKATTDFTLAMKDFHTKFTRRSTPQAVNERQRVTLDIIQRWEVQHIEIRGTSPVTGVLYLDGMTSPVIDIADPAQVQEQLLDMTEQKCHVYLSGIQTMHYRTFEDKIGLPGMLGTVVGDVEPFCGRKVFRLSRNEPRIFREAASNSMINANTLLMGTYRFALL